Proteins from one Mycteria americana isolate JAX WOST 10 ecotype Jacksonville Zoo and Gardens chromosome 1, USCA_MyAme_1.0, whole genome shotgun sequence genomic window:
- the SERTM1 gene encoding serine-rich and transmembrane domain-containing protein 1, with translation MSEPDPSSGFVGNMENGTFLELYPTSLSTSVDSSPGRLSNVYVYVSIFLSLLAFLLLLLIIALQRLKNIISSSSSYPEYNSDAGSSFTNLEVCSISSQRSALSNLSS, from the coding sequence atgTCAGAACCCGACCCTTCATCTGGATTTGTAGGAAACATGGAAAATGGGACTTTTCTGGAGCTGTACCCCACGTCCCTTTCAACTTCAGTGGATTCATCGCCTGGCCGTTTATCCAACGTCTATGTCTATGTTTCTATATTCCTTAGTCTCTtagcttttctccttttgctattGATCATTGCACTTCAGAGGctgaaaaacataatttcttcCAGTTCCTCCTACCCAGAATATAATAGTGATGCTGGAAGTTCTTTCACTAATTTAGAGGTTTGTAGTATTTCTTCCCAGCGTTCTGCTCTCTCAAACCTTTCTTCATga